A region of Gottschalkia purinilytica DNA encodes the following proteins:
- a CDS encoding STAS domain-containing protein: MSLEVSKKYQEEQNVWIIKPVGEVDIYTSEEFKTLLVQSIEEKKSDLIVDGENLDYIDSTGLGVLISALKKAKEYEKSISIINIKPSIKKLFELTSLNKVFTIKE, from the coding sequence ATGTCTCTAGAAGTATCAAAAAAATATCAAGAAGAACAAAATGTATGGATAATAAAGCCAGTGGGAGAAGTTGATATATACACTTCAGAGGAATTTAAAACTTTGTTAGTACAAAGTATAGAGGAAAAAAAATCAGACTTAATAGTAGATGGAGAGAATCTAGATTATATAGACAGTACAGGACTAGGGGTGCTAATTAGTGCACTTAAAAAAGCAAAAGAATATGAAAAAAGTATTAGCATAATAAATATAAAGCCAAGCATAAAGAAACTATTTGAGTTAACAAGCTTAAATAAAGTATTTACTATTAAGGAGTGA
- a CDS encoding ATP-binding protein, producing MVGTIETEGKKDVLKFSIPNKPEYVSVIRLTTSAIASRIGFNIDEIDDIKVSIGEACTNIIKHGLEGKEENFDIEYVVSTDRLDIILRDNGKGFDTSIIEEPGSEELRESGLGIFIIKSLMDEVEINSSEGRGTEIKMSKVKNS from the coding sequence ATGGTAGGAACTATAGAAACGGAAGGAAAAAAAGACGTCTTAAAATTTAGTATACCTAATAAGCCAGAATATGTTAGTGTAATTAGACTTACTACATCAGCTATAGCTAGTAGGATAGGATTTAATATAGATGAAATAGATGATATAAAGGTTTCAATAGGAGAAGCCTGTACAAATATAATAAAGCACGGATTAGAAGGAAAAGAAGAAAACTTTGATATAGAATATGTAGTTTCAACAGATAGATTAGATATTATATTAAGAGATAATGGAAAAGGTTTTGATACATCTATAATAGAAGAACCTGGTAGTGAAGAACTTAGAGAAAGTGGACTAGGTATATTTATAATAAAATCATTAATGGATGAAGTAGAAATAAATAGTAGTGAAGGAAGAGGGACTGAAATAAAAATGTCGAAAGTAAAAAATTCATAG
- a CDS encoding SigB/SigF/SigG family RNA polymerase sigma factor — translation MITPATNDDRDNVEVTKTDNKKLFKIYSETRDTSVREELISRHMYIAEILSKKYANKGIDYEDIYQVACIGLIYAVDRFDISKGYEFSSFATPTIIGEIKKYFRDKGWAIRVPRRIQELSQKVNIARTTLSQELQRTPTVDELSEYLGSTPEEVLEVMEAGKVYTPQSLDTSFESDGDDKEITLADLIGENDKHFMQIENNDFLSKAIAKLNEVEKKIIQDRYFKKKTQVDIANDLGISQMTVSRMEKKIIGKFKKELEKING, via the coding sequence ATGATTACACCAGCGACTAACGACGATAGAGATAATGTGGAAGTAACAAAAACTGATAATAAAAAGTTATTTAAAATATATAGTGAAACAAGAGATACAAGTGTTAGAGAAGAACTAATATCAAGACACATGTATATAGCAGAAATATTGTCTAAGAAATATGCTAATAAGGGTATAGATTATGAGGATATATATCAAGTTGCATGTATAGGATTAATATATGCTGTAGATAGATTTGATATATCTAAAGGATATGAATTTTCGAGTTTTGCAACACCTACAATAATAGGTGAAATAAAAAAATACTTTAGAGATAAAGGATGGGCAATAAGAGTTCCTAGAAGGATTCAAGAACTTTCTCAAAAAGTAAATATAGCTAGGACTACTTTGAGTCAAGAGCTACAAAGAACACCAACAGTAGATGAATTGTCAGAGTATTTAGGGAGTACACCTGAAGAAGTATTAGAAGTTATGGAAGCAGGTAAAGTATATACCCCTCAATCTTTAGATACATCATTTGAATCTGATGGAGATGATAAAGAAATAACTTTAGCTGATTTAATAGGTGAGAATGATAAGCACTTTATGCAAATAGAAAACAATGACTTTTTATCAAAAGCAATTGCAAAGCTAAATGAAGTAGAAAAGAAAATAATACAAGATAGATACTTTAAAAAGAAAACTCAAGTAGATATAGCTAATGATTTGGGTATATCTCAAATGACCGTGTCCAGAATGGAAAAAAAGATTATAGGCAAGTTCAAAAAAGAGTTAGAAAAAATAAATGGCTAG